Proteins from one Streptomyces sp. NBC_00289 genomic window:
- the ligA gene encoding NAD-dependent DNA ligase LigA → MAVMTTAAAVIVDGAAYAQAVEDAVKASAAYYTGGTSGLDDETYDLLVRGIAAWEAEHPEQVLPGSPTGKVAGGAVEGDVPHTVAMLSLDNVFSAEEFTAWAASLARRIGHEAERFSVEPKLDGLAIAARYDRGRLTRLITRGDGTAGEDVSHAIGTVEGLPDELGEPVTVEVRGEVLMTTAQFEHANEVRTGHGGQPFANPRNAAAGTLRAKDRAYTVPMTFFGYGLLPLPDTEADLAARLGGLAHSDLMREAAALGVNTTAGTAVPGSTADTAEQVLARVAEIAALRAELPFGIDGIVVKADLAADQQAAGSGTRAPRWAIAYKLPAVEKITRLLEVEWNVGRTGIIAPRAVLAPVEIDGSTITYATLHNPADITRRDLRLGDHVMVYRAGDVIPRIEAPVAHLRTGDERPIAFPEVCPHCGSGIDTSEQRWRCENGRNCHLVAALSYAAGRDQLDVEGLGHSRVVQLVEAGLVADLADLFSLTRDQLLGLERMGETSTDNLLAAIASAKGRPLSRVLCALGVRGTGRSMSRRIARHFATMDTIRAADAEAMQRVDGIGTEKAPSIVAELAELAPLIDRLVAAGVNMTEPGATPPPPAGSDAEEQAVDAGSAAGPEAAAGGPLAGMTVVVTGAMTGALEALSRNQMNELIERAGGRSSSSVSKKTTLVVAGEGAGSKRAKAETLGVRLAAPEEFAALVADFLG, encoded by the coding sequence ATGGCAGTCATGACAACAGCTGCAGCAGTGATCGTGGATGGCGCCGCCTACGCACAGGCCGTCGAGGACGCCGTGAAGGCTTCGGCCGCCTACTACACGGGCGGCACCTCGGGGTTGGACGACGAGACCTACGACCTGCTGGTGCGCGGCATCGCCGCGTGGGAGGCCGAGCATCCCGAACAGGTACTGCCCGGCTCACCCACCGGCAAGGTCGCCGGCGGTGCCGTGGAGGGCGACGTCCCGCACACGGTGGCGATGCTGAGCCTGGACAACGTCTTCTCGGCCGAGGAGTTCACGGCCTGGGCCGCCTCGTTGGCCCGGCGGATCGGTCATGAGGCGGAGAGGTTCAGCGTCGAGCCCAAGCTCGACGGTCTGGCGATCGCCGCGCGCTACGACCGAGGCCGCCTGACGCGGCTGATCACCCGCGGCGACGGGACGGCCGGGGAGGACGTCTCACACGCCATCGGCACCGTCGAGGGCCTGCCGGACGAACTGGGTGAGCCGGTCACGGTGGAGGTGCGTGGTGAAGTCCTGATGACCACCGCCCAGTTCGAGCACGCCAACGAGGTGCGCACCGGGCACGGCGGACAGCCGTTCGCCAACCCGCGCAACGCCGCGGCGGGGACCCTGCGTGCCAAGGATCGTGCCTACACCGTGCCGATGACCTTCTTCGGCTACGGCCTGCTGCCGCTGCCCGACACCGAGGCGGACCTCGCCGCACGCCTGGGCGGCCTCGCGCACAGTGACCTCATGCGTGAGGCGGCCGCGCTCGGGGTGAACACCACCGCGGGCACCGCCGTTCCGGGCAGCACCGCGGACACGGCAGAGCAGGTGCTGGCCCGGGTGGCGGAGATCGCCGCGCTGAGGGCGGAGTTGCCGTTCGGGATCGACGGGATCGTCGTCAAGGCCGACCTGGCGGCCGACCAGCAGGCCGCCGGATCCGGGACACGTGCCCCGCGCTGGGCGATCGCCTACAAGCTGCCCGCCGTGGAGAAGATCACCCGGCTGCTCGAGGTGGAGTGGAACGTGGGCCGTACCGGCATCATCGCCCCGCGTGCCGTGTTGGCACCGGTCGAGATCGACGGCTCCACGATCACCTACGCCACCCTGCACAACCCGGCCGACATCACCCGCCGCGACCTGCGCCTGGGCGACCACGTCATGGTATATCGCGCCGGAGACGTCATCCCCCGCATCGAGGCACCGGTGGCACATCTGCGCACCGGTGACGAACGGCCGATCGCCTTCCCCGAGGTGTGTCCGCACTGCGGCTCCGGCATCGACACCAGTGAGCAGCGCTGGCGCTGTGAGAACGGCCGCAACTGCCATCTCGTGGCCGCCCTCTCCTACGCCGCCGGCCGCGACCAGCTCGACGTCGAGGGCCTCGGCCACAGCCGTGTCGTGCAGTTGGTCGAGGCAGGTCTGGTCGCCGACCTCGCGGACCTGTTCTCCCTCACCCGCGACCAGCTCCTGGGACTGGAACGGATGGGCGAGACCAGCACCGACAACCTCCTCGCGGCGATCGCCTCGGCCAAGGGCCGGCCCCTGTCGCGGGTGCTGTGCGCGCTCGGCGTGCGGGGCACCGGCCGCTCCATGTCCCGCCGTATCGCCCGGCACTTCGCGACCATGGACACCATCCGCGCGGCCGACGCCGAGGCGATGCAGCGGGTCGACGGCATCGGCACGGAGAAGGCCCCGTCGATCGTCGCGGAACTCGCCGAACTCGCCCCGCTGATCGACAGACTCGTGGCGGCCGGGGTGAACATGACCGAACCCGGCGCCACTCCTCCTCCCCCGGCAGGCAGCGACGCCGAGGAGCAGGCGGTCGACGCGGGCTCGGCGGCCGGGCCGGAGGCGGCGGCAGGCGGGCCACTGGCCGGAATGACCGTGGTCGTCACCGGCGCGATGACCGGGGCGCTGGAGGCCCTCAGCCGCAACCAGATGAACGAACTCATCGAGCGCGCCGGTGGCCGCTCCTCCTCCAGCGTCTCCAAGAAGACCACCCTGGTCGTCGCCGGAGAAGGCGCCGGATCCAAACGCGCCAAGGCCGAGACCCTGGGAGTGCGCCTCGCCGCTCCCGAGGAGTTCGCGGCCCTCGTCGCCGACTTCCTCGGCTGA
- a CDS encoding cytochrome ubiquinol oxidase subunit I, whose amino-acid sequence MLSASVPGIALAANRVSAGDLSAARAQMGFSLAWHIVIACLGVGLPALTLLAEWWGIRTGSPSHQLLARRWARAMGVLFAVGAVSGTILSFEMGLLWPGLMGRFGQVIGLPFALEGIAFFIEAIFLGIYLYAWDRLPPRRHLLTGIPIVIAGTASAFFVVCANAWMNQPRGFTLRDGKVVDVDPWAAMLNPASWPQTVHMILAAFMVASFLTASVYAVALLRGRRDTYHRAGFVIPFTLGAAVTPFQILVGDWAARFLADYQPAKLAAIEGVYTTGSHVPLTIGGIAGDDGLKYGLEVPNGLSLLVGYSPDTVVKGLDRVPRGQWPAVTGVHWAFDLMVSIGFFLLAMGLWLLWAWWRRRRMGGELPFNRLFLMLAAVSGPAAVVALESGWCVTELGRQPWIVWGVMSVRDAVNPAPGLMAGLWLVLVVYAAMTVATVYVLRRMTRGTPVPQAPQEEDVSRYPVV is encoded by the coding sequence GTGCTCTCCGCTTCGGTGCCCGGCATCGCCCTCGCGGCGAACCGGGTGTCGGCGGGCGACCTGTCGGCAGCGCGGGCCCAGATGGGGTTCTCGCTGGCCTGGCACATCGTGATCGCCTGTCTGGGAGTGGGACTGCCGGCGCTCACCCTGCTCGCCGAGTGGTGGGGCATCCGTACCGGCAGTCCCTCCCACCAACTGCTGGCCCGGCGGTGGGCGCGCGCCATGGGCGTCCTGTTCGCGGTCGGAGCCGTCTCCGGCACCATCCTGAGCTTCGAGATGGGACTGCTGTGGCCCGGTCTGATGGGCCGGTTCGGGCAGGTCATCGGACTGCCCTTCGCGCTGGAAGGCATCGCCTTCTTCATCGAGGCGATCTTCCTGGGCATCTATCTCTACGCCTGGGACCGCCTGCCGCCCCGACGGCACCTGCTGACCGGCATCCCGATCGTCATCGCGGGCACCGCCTCCGCGTTCTTCGTCGTCTGCGCCAACGCCTGGATGAACCAGCCGCGCGGCTTCACCCTGCGCGACGGCAAGGTCGTGGACGTCGACCCGTGGGCCGCGATGCTGAACCCCGCGAGCTGGCCGCAGACCGTGCACATGATCCTCGCCGCGTTCATGGTGGCGTCCTTCCTGACGGCGTCCGTCTACGCGGTGGCGCTCCTGCGCGGGCGCCGCGACACCTACCATCGGGCGGGATTCGTCATCCCCTTCACGCTCGGTGCCGCGGTGACCCCCTTCCAGATTCTGGTGGGCGACTGGGCGGCCCGCTTCCTCGCCGACTACCAGCCGGCGAAACTGGCCGCGATCGAGGGGGTCTACACCACCGGTTCGCACGTCCCGCTGACCATCGGCGGCATCGCGGGCGACGACGGCCTGAAGTACGGCCTGGAGGTCCCCAACGGACTGTCCCTGCTGGTCGGCTACAGCCCCGACACCGTCGTCAAGGGCCTCGACCGTGTCCCACGCGGCCAGTGGCCCGCGGTCACCGGCGTGCACTGGGCCTTCGACCTGATGGTCTCGATCGGGTTCTTCCTGCTGGCGATGGGCCTGTGGCTGCTGTGGGCGTGGTGGCGCCGCCGTCGCATGGGCGGTGAACTGCCCTTCAACCGTCTCTTCCTGATGCTGGCCGCGGTGAGCGGCCCGGCCGCGGTGGTGGCGCTGGAGAGCGGCTGGTGCGTGACCGAGCTGGGCCGGCAGCCGTGGATCGTGTGGGGCGTGATGAGTGTGCGCGACGCCGTCAACCCCGCGCCGGGGCTGATGGCCGGCCTGTGGCTGGTGCTCGTCGTGTACGCGGCCATGACGGTCGCCACCGTGTACGTACTGCGCCGGATGACCCGTGGGACGCCGGTGCCGCAGGCCCCGCAGGAGGAGGACGTCAGCCGGTATCCCGTCGTCTGA
- a CDS encoding cytochrome d ubiquinol oxidase subunit II — protein MLANTALAVMWVGLTCYALFGGADFGAGVWDLLSGGAERGRARRGLIEHSIGPVWEANHVWLIFVVVTLWSAFSTVFAAVMSTLYIPLTLAALGIIARGAAFAFRKASTELWQQRLFGACFALSSLVTPFFLGAVAGGVASGRVPPGLAEGDVVTSWLNPTSALGGVLAVLTCAHLAAVYLCADADREGRPELARGFARNAVLSGLAAGAVACAGVAVLHADAPELFHGLTHRALPLVILSAVAGLAVLGLLAKHRFVVARAAAALAVAAILWAWGAAQYPAMLVGGTTVSEAAATPAVLSAILVSLGFGAVVLIPSLWLLYTTFQRATPEQPHR, from the coding sequence GTGCTCGCCAACACCGCGCTCGCTGTGATGTGGGTGGGCCTGACCTGCTACGCCCTGTTCGGCGGCGCCGACTTCGGCGCGGGCGTGTGGGACCTGCTGTCCGGCGGTGCGGAGCGCGGGCGGGCGCGGCGCGGACTCATCGAACACAGCATCGGCCCCGTGTGGGAGGCCAACCACGTGTGGCTGATCTTCGTGGTGGTGACCCTGTGGTCGGCGTTCTCCACCGTGTTCGCCGCGGTCATGTCGACCCTGTACATCCCGTTGACGCTCGCGGCCCTGGGCATCATCGCGCGCGGTGCCGCCTTCGCCTTCCGCAAGGCCAGCACCGAGTTGTGGCAGCAGCGACTGTTCGGCGCGTGCTTCGCCCTGTCCTCACTGGTCACCCCGTTCTTCCTCGGTGCGGTGGCCGGCGGTGTCGCTTCCGGCCGTGTTCCGCCGGGCCTCGCCGAGGGCGACGTCGTCACCAGTTGGCTGAACCCGACGTCAGCGCTGGGCGGCGTCCTGGCGGTGCTGACCTGCGCCCATCTGGCCGCGGTCTATCTGTGTGCGGACGCCGACCGCGAGGGCCGCCCCGAACTGGCCCGGGGCTTCGCCCGCAACGCCGTGCTGAGCGGCCTGGCGGCGGGTGCCGTCGCCTGCGCCGGTGTCGCGGTACTGCACGCCGATGCCCCGGAACTGTTCCACGGCCTCACCCACCGGGCCCTGCCGCTCGTGATCCTGAGCGCGGTCGCCGGTCTGGCGGTCCTCGGTCTCCTCGCGAAACACCGGTTCGTGGTGGCCCGCGCGGCCGCCGCGCTCGCCGTCGCCGCGATCCTGTGGGCCTGGGGCGCCGCCCAGTACCCAGCCATGCTGGTCGGCGGCACCACCGTCAGCGAGGCGGCGGCGACGCCGGCCGTCCTCTCGGCGATCCTCGTCTCGCTGGGCTTCGGCGCGGTCGTCCTGATCCCGTCCCTGTGGCTGCTGTACACCACCTTCCAGCGGGCGACACCGGAGCAGCCGCACCGCTGA
- a CDS encoding serine/threonine protein kinase encodes MDTVIVQLPEETDSHSEAIRRKPRLLHMGPGETRDFGRGSPDTALPIVLTDPGVSRRAGRIEAAGDFWRLSNFSTSSTYVVENLEGAGEHIKVAPGRLGAPVPFEFSRVVLPALNGTATFKVFAPQHAYAQDGTGPDHGEQTVSPFSLDPTSKYFLVLVALCEPRLRSSTGAALPGAGEIVERLSPLESCRDLTRSAVNYHIDYLTATKLRLRTDRTEDPSPRASKDGARVGAKREDLVTLALRFDLVREEHLTLLPQRSPLPCPR; translated from the coding sequence ATGGACACAGTTATCGTGCAGTTGCCCGAGGAAACAGATTCTCACTCCGAAGCGATTCGCCGCAAACCACGGCTTTTACACATGGGCCCCGGTGAAACCCGTGACTTCGGCAGGGGAAGTCCGGACACCGCGCTGCCCATCGTGTTAACCGATCCGGGGGTTTCGCGTCGCGCCGGGCGCATCGAGGCCGCCGGGGACTTCTGGCGGTTGTCGAACTTCAGCACCTCGTCCACCTATGTCGTGGAGAACCTCGAAGGTGCGGGCGAGCACATCAAAGTCGCGCCGGGTCGGCTCGGCGCGCCCGTACCGTTCGAATTCTCCAGAGTGGTGCTGCCCGCCCTGAACGGCACCGCGACCTTCAAGGTCTTCGCACCACAGCACGCCTACGCGCAGGACGGCACCGGGCCCGACCACGGGGAACAAACCGTCAGTCCTTTCTCCCTCGACCCGACGTCCAAGTACTTCCTCGTGCTCGTCGCTCTGTGCGAACCCAGACTCCGCAGCTCCACCGGTGCGGCGCTGCCCGGCGCCGGGGAGATCGTCGAGCGCCTGAGTCCCCTCGAGTCGTGCCGGGACCTGACCCGCTCGGCGGTGAACTACCACATCGACTACCTGACGGCCACGAAGCTGCGGTTGCGGACGGACCGGACGGAGGACCCGTCCCCGCGCGCCTCCAAGGACGGGGCGCGGGTGGGTGCCAAGCGCGAGGACCTGGTCACGCTCGCCCTGCGGTTCGACCTGGTGCGCGAGGAACACCTCACCCTGCTGCCGCAGCGCAGCCCGCTGCCCTGCCCCCGCTGA
- a CDS encoding SH3 domain-containing protein, whose translation MPTRTLARAALVGAGALTLLGSLTATATAGSPTAGTAVVASTAGQGSAHVLAAPYAVEPYETVNIRKGPARSYDKVGSVVANQPRGAYCWTHGETISDHGYTNDVWVQLVEGYVSAVYLKGNEYGDLPASATC comes from the coding sequence ATGCCCACTCGCACTCTCGCCAGGGCCGCACTCGTCGGCGCCGGCGCCCTCACCCTGCTCGGCTCGCTCACCGCCACCGCGACCGCCGGTTCCCCGACCGCGGGTACGGCCGTCGTGGCGTCGACAGCCGGCCAGGGCTCCGCGCACGTCCTGGCGGCACCGTACGCGGTCGAGCCGTACGAGACCGTCAACATCCGCAAGGGACCCGCCCGTTCGTACGACAAGGTCGGCAGCGTGGTGGCGAACCAACCGCGTGGCGCCTACTGCTGGACCCACGGCGAGACCATCAGCGACCACGGCTACACCAACGACGTCTGGGTGCAGCTCGTCGAGGGCTATGTCAGCGCCGTCTACCTCAAGGGCAACGAGTACGGCGACCTGCCCGCCTCCGCGACCTGCTGA
- a CDS encoding peptidase M23: MKTLIRRSATALAVAALTAGALATTAEAAPTVHTSAAAAANSGDPALTDVYIWATDVNLRQQPTSASNRLAVRSQYWLDAVCQTQGQTVSDPAVGTNNWWTAVMEFSGSDVAYVSNLYLRGGEKIAGVPDC, from the coding sequence ATGAAGACACTGATCCGCCGCTCGGCCACCGCACTGGCCGTGGCCGCACTCACCGCCGGGGCCCTCGCCACCACGGCGGAGGCCGCGCCGACGGTGCACACCTCCGCCGCGGCCGCCGCGAACAGCGGTGACCCGGCCCTCACCGACGTCTACATCTGGGCGACCGACGTGAACCTCCGCCAGCAGCCGACCAGCGCGTCGAACCGCCTCGCGGTCCGTTCGCAGTACTGGCTGGACGCCGTGTGCCAGACGCAGGGCCAGACCGTCAGCGATCCCGCCGTCGGCACCAACAACTGGTGGACCGCGGTGATGGAGTTCTCCGGCAGCGACGTCGCCTACGTCAGCAACCTGTATCTCCGCGGCGGCGAGAAGATCGCCGGAGTTCCGGACTGCTGA
- a CDS encoding lipoprotein, translated as MLVGVGKRWRRMAHVALLAGVLAGCAEATDEDGKAPAKTSAGASAAVSGDDGTVARSGGTIGAEGSACELPVTFDIAKGWTAEAVESGTASDSATSGSGDLEDELAEEVADSLLRQGPVTAACEVDAKPAGNIGYLRVWTGKAGSASARSVLEAFVGAEEQASKAKYHSFKAGDVVGAEVEYLYTSAILEETKKERALAVTTPDGPVVLHLGGMDTEEHEAMLPALELAKRTLRVS; from the coding sequence ATGCTGGTCGGGGTGGGGAAGCGATGGCGTCGGATGGCCCATGTGGCTTTGCTGGCGGGGGTGTTGGCGGGCTGCGCGGAGGCCACGGACGAGGACGGGAAGGCGCCGGCGAAGACGTCCGCGGGCGCTTCGGCGGCCGTGTCCGGTGACGACGGGACGGTTGCCCGGAGCGGCGGCACGATCGGCGCCGAGGGATCGGCCTGCGAACTGCCCGTCACCTTCGACATCGCCAAGGGGTGGACGGCGGAAGCCGTCGAGTCCGGTACGGCCTCCGACAGCGCCACGAGCGGCTCCGGTGACCTCGAGGACGAGCTCGCCGAGGAGGTCGCCGACTCGCTCCTGCGCCAGGGCCCGGTCACCGCGGCCTGCGAGGTCGACGCCAAGCCGGCGGGCAACATCGGCTACCTCCGGGTCTGGACCGGCAAGGCCGGCAGCGCCAGCGCGCGCAGCGTCCTGGAGGCCTTCGTCGGCGCCGAGGAGCAGGCGAGCAAGGCCAAGTACCACTCGTTCAAGGCCGGTGACGTGGTCGGCGCCGAGGTGGAGTACCTCTACACCAGCGCGATCCTCGAGGAGACGAAGAAGGAGCGCGCCCTCGCCGTCACGACGCCCGATGGTCCTGTCGTACTGCACCTGGGCGGCATGGACACCGAGGAGCACGAGGCGATGCTCCCGGCCCTCGAACTGGCGAAGCGGACCCTGCGGGTGAGCTGA
- a CDS encoding exonuclease domain-containing protein gives MDSTGTERLLNVVDVEATCWPGSPPPGQTSEIIEIGMTVVDLAARERVARHRILVRPARSRVSAFCTELTGLTQHEVEQGLSFTEACRLLAAGHDAGIRPWTSWGDYDRHQFTRQCRATGTPYPFGRFHTNAKAAFTEAHGLRKRPGMAQALRLAGLPLEGRHHRGEDDAWNIAALVLRLAADGTWPHPSERRETEHP, from the coding sequence ATGGACAGCACAGGGACCGAACGTCTGCTGAACGTCGTGGACGTCGAGGCGACCTGCTGGCCCGGTTCTCCACCGCCGGGCCAGACCAGCGAGATCATCGAGATCGGTATGACCGTCGTCGACCTGGCCGCCCGTGAGCGAGTCGCCCGCCACCGGATCCTGGTACGGCCCGCGCGCTCCCGGGTCAGCGCGTTCTGCACCGAGCTGACCGGCCTCACTCAGCACGAGGTCGAGCAGGGTCTGTCCTTCACCGAGGCGTGCCGGCTGCTCGCGGCCGGGCACGACGCCGGGATCCGGCCGTGGACCAGTTGGGGCGACTACGACCGCCACCAGTTCACCCGCCAGTGCCGGGCGACCGGGACGCCCTATCCCTTCGGCCGGTTCCACACCAACGCCAAGGCCGCCTTCACCGAGGCGCACGGGCTGCGCAAGCGGCCCGGGATGGCCCAGGCCCTGCGGTTGGCCGGACTGCCGCTCGAAGGGCGCCATCACCGGGGTGAGGACGACGCCTGGAACATCGCGGCCCTGGTCCTGCGACTGGCCGCGGACGGCACATGGCCGCACCCGTCGGAGCGGCGCGAGACCGAACACCCCTGA
- a CDS encoding SRPBCC domain-containing protein yields the protein MYSTRVSWHVNAPRAAVYRALVDAEAIAKWRVPDGMSSHIHVFDAREGGEFRVSLTYGTAVGAGKSDSRTDTYGGRFAELVPDEKVVEVFAFESDDPALRGTMTMTTTLTDANGGTDVLVVHEGIPEAVPAADNETGTRMALSKLAGLVEAGRRG from the coding sequence ATGTACTCGACGCGGGTCTCGTGGCATGTGAACGCCCCACGCGCGGCTGTGTACCGGGCGCTGGTGGACGCCGAGGCGATCGCGAAGTGGCGGGTGCCGGACGGCATGAGCAGCCACATCCATGTGTTCGACGCCCGCGAAGGCGGCGAGTTCCGTGTGTCGCTGACCTACGGGACGGCGGTCGGTGCCGGGAAGTCGGACTCCCGCACGGACACCTACGGCGGGCGTTTCGCCGAGCTCGTCCCGGACGAGAAGGTGGTCGAGGTGTTCGCGTTCGAGAGCGACGACCCGGCACTGCGGGGCACGATGACGATGACCACCACGCTCACCGACGCGAACGGTGGCACCGATGTGCTCGTCGTCCACGAGGGCATCCCCGAAGCGGTACCCGCCGCGGACAACGAGACGGGTACGCGCATGGCCTTGTCCAAGCTCGCGGGCCTCGTCGAGGCCGGGCGCCGCGGGTGA
- a CDS encoding YihY/virulence factor BrkB family protein produces the protein MARTSKSDQGSGAASASEAQAPGPEEQAERQAPDGPTQLSRRSWLAVLKGTAKEFQNDELADRAAALTYYGVLSLFPALLVLVSLLGISGQSATQQVLDNVNKLAPGSARDIISDAVRQLQGRGGIGSLMAVVGIVLAVWSASGYVAGFIRTANAIYDMPEGRPVWKVLPIRVGVTVVLLVLAVISALIVVFTGGIARQAGAALGIGDTALTAWSIAKWPVLVVLVTIMIALLYWASPNVKGRGLKWITPGSVLALLIWLLASAGFAFYVANFASYNKTYGTLAGVIVFLVWLWISNIAILLGLEFDAEMARQRAVAGGHPADEEPYVPPRDTRAWSEEDRRRMT, from the coding sequence ATGGCAAGGACTTCGAAATCCGATCAGGGCAGTGGTGCGGCGTCAGCGTCCGAGGCTCAGGCACCAGGGCCGGAGGAACAGGCGGAGCGACAGGCGCCGGACGGACCCACCCAGTTGTCGAGACGGTCCTGGTTGGCCGTCCTCAAGGGCACTGCGAAAGAGTTCCAGAACGACGAACTCGCCGACCGGGCGGCGGCCCTGACGTACTACGGGGTGCTCTCCCTCTTCCCGGCCCTGCTGGTCCTGGTCTCGCTGCTGGGCATCTCCGGGCAGTCGGCAACCCAGCAGGTCCTGGACAACGTCAACAAACTCGCCCCCGGCTCCGCCCGCGACATCATCAGTGACGCGGTGCGGCAGCTCCAGGGCCGGGGCGGCATCGGATCGCTCATGGCGGTCGTCGGCATCGTTCTGGCCGTGTGGTCGGCGTCCGGCTACGTCGCGGGGTTCATCCGCACCGCGAACGCCATCTACGACATGCCCGAGGGCCGCCCGGTGTGGAAGGTGCTGCCCATCCGGGTCGGCGTCACGGTGGTGCTGCTGGTGCTGGCCGTGATCAGCGCCCTGATCGTCGTGTTCACCGGTGGCATCGCCCGGCAGGCCGGCGCGGCGCTGGGGATCGGCGACACCGCGCTGACCGCGTGGTCGATCGCGAAGTGGCCGGTGCTGGTCGTCCTGGTCACCATCATGATCGCGCTGCTGTACTGGGCGTCCCCCAACGTGAAGGGCCGCGGCCTCAAGTGGATCACCCCGGGCAGCGTGCTGGCCCTGCTGATCTGGCTGCTCGCGTCCGCCGGGTTCGCCTTCTACGTGGCGAACTTCGCCTCGTACAACAAGACCTACGGCACACTCGCCGGCGTGATCGTGTTCCTCGTGTGGCTCTGGATCAGCAACATCGCGATCCTGCTGGGCCTGGAGTTCGACGCGGAGATGGCCCGGCAGCGCGCGGTCGCCGGCGGGCACCCCGCGGACGAGGAGCCGTACGTCCCGCCGCGCGACACCCGTGCCTGGAGCGAGGAGGACCGGCGCCGCATGACGTGA
- a CDS encoding phosphatidylserine/phosphatidylglycerophosphate/cardiolipin synthase family protein: protein MGGSESGTADLRKQRLRRRLERLIGIAATEGNELIPLRNGDAIFPAMLAAIRSARHTVDLMTFVYWRGEVAREFADALAERARAGVRVRLLLDGFGAMEIEQDLLDAMDSAGVQVAWFRKPARLSPLKQNHRCHRKALVVDETTAFTGGVGIAEEWCGDARNPDEWRDTHVQVRGPAVDGIAAAFAQNWAECHDTLYDERDRFTEHEQPGRATVQVVRGSASFGWQDMQTLVRVVLSSVEERFRLSTAYFAPDPYFVGLLAETARRGVRVEILLPGPHTDQRACRLAGQQHYQTLLDAGVEIREYQPTMLHTKIMTVDGVASLIGSTNFNRRSMEHDEEVMLAVLDEHFTATLDGDFEDDWKAGESIDPVRWRRRPLPQRLREAAVTPIRRFL, encoded by the coding sequence ATGGGCGGGAGCGAGTCGGGCACCGCCGACCTTCGCAAGCAGCGTCTGCGAAGACGCCTGGAGCGACTCATCGGCATCGCCGCCACGGAGGGCAACGAGCTCATACCGCTGCGCAACGGCGACGCGATCTTCCCGGCCATGCTCGCGGCCATCCGGTCCGCCCGGCACACCGTGGACCTGATGACCTTCGTCTACTGGCGGGGCGAGGTCGCCCGCGAGTTCGCGGACGCGCTGGCCGAACGCGCCCGGGCGGGCGTGCGGGTGCGTCTGCTGCTCGACGGTTTCGGCGCCATGGAGATCGAGCAGGACCTGCTCGACGCGATGGACAGCGCCGGAGTCCAGGTCGCCTGGTTCCGCAAGCCCGCGCGTCTGTCGCCGCTGAAGCAGAACCACCGCTGCCATCGCAAGGCTCTCGTCGTCGACGAGACGACGGCGTTCACGGGCGGGGTCGGCATCGCCGAGGAGTGGTGCGGCGACGCCCGCAACCCGGACGAGTGGCGCGACACCCACGTACAGGTACGCGGCCCCGCCGTCGACGGCATCGCCGCCGCCTTCGCGCAGAACTGGGCCGAGTGCCACGACACGCTCTACGACGAGCGCGACCGGTTCACGGAGCACGAGCAGCCGGGGCGGGCCACCGTTCAGGTCGTGCGGGGGTCGGCCAGCTTCGGCTGGCAGGACATGCAGACACTCGTCCGGGTCGTGCTGTCCTCCGTGGAGGAACGATTCCGGTTGTCCACCGCCTACTTCGCCCCGGACCCGTACTTCGTCGGCCTGCTCGCGGAGACCGCCCGGCGCGGGGTACGGGTGGAGATCCTGCTGCCCGGCCCGCACACCGACCAGCGGGCCTGCCGTCTGGCCGGGCAGCAGCACTACCAGACGCTGCTCGACGCGGGCGTCGAGATACGCGAGTACCAGCCGACGATGCTGCACACGAAGATCATGACGGTGGACGGCGTGGCCTCACTGATCGGCTCGACCAACTTCAACCGGCGGTCGATGGAGCACGACGAGGAGGTCATGCTCGCCGTGCTCGACGAGCACTTCACCGCCACCCTCGACGGTGACTTCGAGGACGACTGGAAGGCGGGCGAGTCCATCGACCCCGTGCGCTGGCGGCGCCGCCCTCTGCCCCAGCGTCTGCGCGAGGCGGCGGTCACACCGATCCGGCGTTTCCTCTGA